The sequence CACTGCATGAGCAGGAGTGCTTTGCTTATTTGGGATATGAACCTAAGGATTGTCCTGTTTCTCACTGCGCCAGCAAGCAGGCTTTATCTATTCCAATTTTCCCGGAACTAAGAGATAATGAGATGGAGAAAGTAGTTGAGGTAATTACACAGGCTTTAAAAAGGTAATTATTTTTAAATTTATTACTGCAAGAAGGAATCTTAAATTTCTATCTTAAGGCTTCATAAATACTTTATTCTATGATCTGGGAACAGTCTTTATTTTTGTGGTTTCTTGCTTTGATACCTGCAGGTATTGCACTTGCTTGGTGGAGATCAAATAGAGCCAGAAGTTTAAAAGAGCAATATTTTGGGAAAGAACTCTTTTCTGCTCTTAGGAACGGATATTGGTCTTTGGGGAACAGTTTAAAAACTGTATTTATACTATCAGGTTTGTTCTTCCTGATTGTTTCATTAGCCGGGCCAAAAATTGGAACCGAAGTTCGGGAAGTAAAGCGACAGGGTATTGATATGCTGGTTGCCTTGGATCTTTCAGCAAGTATGAATGCTGAAGATGTTCGCCCCAGCAGATTGGAGAAAGCTAAGTTTGAGATCAATAGATTGATAGAGCGACTAAAGGGTGATCGTGTTGGTTTAATTGTTTTTACCGGGGAAGCGTATCTCCAAAGTCCTATGACGCTCGACTATTCTGCCCTTAGATTATTCCTGGATATTGCAGATACTGATCAGATGCCAAGCTCGGCGACAGATTTTAAATCAGCTATGGAAACTGGTTTGGAAGCTTTTCAGGCACTTGATGAAAATGCGACGGAAGCAGCCAAGGTTCTTTTGATTATATCTGACGGAGAAGATCATGGTCAGTCTTACGAGGAAGCACTAAACAATTTGGTGAATGAGGGCATTTCAGTTTATACGCTGGGTGTTGGTACTACTGAAGGAACGACAATACCACTATACGAAGAAGGTTCGGATGAACTGATTGGATATAAGCGAGATAATGAAGGCCGTGTTGTAACCACGAAGCTGCAGACTCAAACCCTTAGAAGTATAGCCAATCAAGCTGAAGGAGAGTATTACTCTATAGAGCGTGGAAATGACGGGATCGATGGTTTTTTAGCCCGAATGGATGATCTTGAAAAAGGAGAGTTTGCCAGCCAGGAATATGCCGACTATAAAAACCAATATCAGTGGATGGGATCTTTGGCTTTATTATGCTTGGTGGTTTCAGTTTTGATCCCCTCTTACACTTCTAAAAAAGACTAATACATCAAATATTTTCGAAATGACGAATAGCGATAAGGAGCAGCTTTTTAAAGATGTGGAAAAGAAATTAAAGGACCAGGGATTTGAAATAGATGATCACGACTTTGGGCGCCCATGGGGTGGATTTTTTGTTATAAACGAAGATCAGGCTCAGAAATTTATAGATACTTATTTCGATGATGAAGTTGAAATGAGCGATGTCAATATCTCCGGTAAACTAAGCCCTAAGATCTTATTGGTTGAACCCGGTAAAAGACTTTCATGGCAATATCACCACAGGCGAGCGGAAATGTGGCAGGTTGTTGAAGGACCTGTAGGCGTAGTTCGCAGTAAAACGGATGAACAAAATGAGGTGAAGACATATAAAGCGGGAGACCTAATTACCTTAGAAAAAGGAGAGAGGCATCGTCTGGTCGGTCTTAAAAATTGGGGAATAATTGCTGAAATATGGCAACATACTGATCCCAAGAACCCATCAGATGAGGAAGATATTGTTCGACTCGAGGATGATTTTGGTAGATAAATTATTTCTCTCATTGTCTCACTTATTAATTTACTCACTTAAAAAATATTATGATCAAGCTATTCATCACTGATTTGGATGGGTGTATTTCCCACCCTTTTATAAGTCCGGATTGGGAAGCTATTTCAAAAATAAAAGAGTTAAATATCAGAAGTAAGGAAGTTGAAGAAATTCCGGCTCTTACCATCTGCTCAGGCAGGCCATTTCCTTATGTTGAAGCAGTAGCTCAATGGTTAGATATTGACACTCCGATGGTATTTGAAAGCGGGGGAGGTATGTATGATATTAAAACAAATGAAATAACATGGAATTCTCACTTTGATGATCAGGCAAAATTGGCTGTTACTGAAATCAAAGAATGGATCGACAATACGCTGATCAAGAATTATAAAGGCACGTATCCAGAATTCTCTAAATATACGGATGCCGGCTTGGTCAATCCTGATCCTGCTAAAGTAGCTCACATGCATGAGGAGATTTTGAACTACATCCCGGAGAGATATCCTATGTTCGAGGTTCATGCTACTGATATATCCGTGAACATCATCCTGAAAAAAGCCAATAAAGGAGAGGGGATTACAAATCTATGTGAATTGCTTAATCTCGATTTAAGCGAAGTAGCTTATATCGGAGATAGCAGTGGAGACCTGCCGGGTTTAAAGATTGTTGGGAAGTCGTTCGCCCCAATAAATGCTAAGTCGTTTGTGAAAGACACAGCTGAGATTGTAACTAAAGAGACCACAGCAGGTGTACTTGAAGCTTACGAGTATCTAGTTGAGCATAATAAGAAAGAGCTTCAATCAGTTTGATCTGCCCTAAATATTTTTCAGAGAACACTTTGACGTTCTCTAAGCTCTTTCAATAACTCAAAGTAGTTTTCAATTAGGCGCTGATAGTCAGGAGAATATTTGGTGAAGTTGGGATCGTTGAGACGATTCCGAATCTGTTTCTCAAGCTCCTCAAGGGTCAGTTCCGGAGGTCGGTTCTGATCGTAATTCTCGGCAATGTTTCCTTCTCGCTTGTCTTCTTCATCCCGCTCTTGCATAGCCTGTTCAGCTTGTAGCATTCGTGATAAAATATTTTGCTGGCGCTCAATCATAATGGGGTCTGTAGAACCTCCTCGGAGATCGTTGATGGTATCTTCCATGTCTTCAATCATGCGCTGCAATTCACTGCCAATCTGATCTCCGTCCATTTCGCCTTGTTGCTGGAGCTGCTGCAGTTGTTTGCGAATCTGATTTTGTTGTTTGGCGATTTGATTCAAACGCTCCATTTGGTCCTGAGAGAGTCGTTCTCCCTGCATGTCGTTGATCATGTCCTGCATCATCTGATTGAGCTTCTGCTGCTGCTCACCGGACTGACTAAGCTGTTCCATCATCTGCTGCATGCTCATACTTCCTGCACCGCCCCCGCTGCTATTTTGGGAGTTCTGCAACTGCTCAAGCAAAGAAGCAATCATAAAGGCAATATCGTTGATTCCACCCAAAGCCTGCCGGGATGCAACGGATGACTGACTTCTATTTCGTTCTGACATCTGTTCTAATGAACGCTGCAACCTCTTTTCAACCTCTAATTTCTTCTCATTGATTTGATTAGAAAACTGAGGAATTTGAGCAGAAAGTTGGTAAAGAGAATCAGAGACAGCCTTAAAAATACCTTCCACATTACGCTGATTTCGTGCATAGCTTACATAAGCCTGACTTCTATTTTCTGTTGCAGAGGCAAGAGTGGTCAGATCTTCTTGTTCCAGGGAAAGATTTAATAATGAATATAAAATGTATTGAAGTCCAGCGATATTAATCTGCTGCTGTTGTTGCCCCATGCTTTGCATCATGCTTCGGGTTTTCTCAGCCATTTGCTGATACTGCTGCTGACGTTGTTGCTGTTGATTCTGATCTTGCTTTTGTCCCTGTTGACCTTCCTGCTTTTCGCCTGAATTATCACCAGAATTTTTCTCGCCTATTTCCTTCTCAAGTTGTTCGCTAATTTTTTCAAGCTCCTGTTTTGTTTGCTCCTGATACTCACTTACAGTTTGTTTATTTTTATCTGAAGTATTCTGAGACAAAGAATCGACCTGGCTTTTAAGCTGTTCATTTTCTTTGAGCGTTTGTTCAAGTGCTTGTTGTTCTTTGGATGTTTGGGGTTCTCCATCTGTTTCTTGTCGCTCTTGCTCTTTTCGAGCCATATCTTCGAAAGACTTTGCCAGCTTGTCTAAGTCAGAATTCAACTTCAGCTCTTTGAATAGTTCAATGGTTCTTTCAAGGCGCTCTTTGTACAGCTTTTCATTGAACTCCAGGTTTTCAATAGCTTCACTCATCTGTTCCGGATTCATTTGGCTGAGCTGTTCTTTCAACTTCTCCATAGCCTTCAGGTACTCAGGGTCATCAATTTCCTCCATCAACTTTTGAAGTTCTTCATAAGCTTTTTGAGTTTCTTCAGAGAGCATATTGTCTTTGCTTAGCTCTTCCTTCAGCTCACTAAACTTCTTATTGAGTTCATCAATTTTCTTCTGGACTTCTTCCTGCTGTTTTTGAACCTGCTCTAACTCTCTTCTCTCTTCATAGCCAGCGTTTTCAGGATTGTCCTTCATTCGTTCTTTGAACTGCTCATATTGTTTTTGAGTTTGTTCAAAAGCTTCCGAGATTTCATCAAGGTCAGTTTCAACATCCTCCTCTTTCTTGTCGATGTCTTCAAAATAATCTACCAGAGAAGGTACGGTGAGAACCAGTTTTTGAGAATTTGCAGACTTAAAGCCATTGTATCCATCGTTATCACTAACGGTAATCCAGAAGGTGAGTTCATCCTGAGGTTTTAGTCCAAAGGACTCCAATCCCCAAACGAAAGGTTGTAATACCGACTCTTGCGGTCTGTCTAATGCTATAGATCCGGTTAATGGTTCTTCTACATAAGCTCTTCGCAATTCATAGTTGAGTGATGCAGCAGTAAGCCCAAAGTCATCTGTAGCACGAAACAGGATTTCAATTTCAGTAGGATTTACTTCCTGAATGGATTGTTCGGGCTCAATAATTTCCACTAAAGGATATTGATCAAATTGGGGGGCTACTACTATTTGAAATGGATTTTGACTGGTAAGTCCGTTTTGATCTTCTATATGAAAACCAAGTGTATCGGGTTCTTTAACCGGAATCTGATACTTGAAAGTGCTGTCGTTCTGCACATATAGATCCAACAGCTCATTAGTAGTGTAAAGTTGAAGGAAAGAGACGGACTTATTGAGTCTGCCTGATAGTTTTAAAGTTGAGCCTTCATAAGGTCTTATTTGTGAAATTGGGTAGGTGACGGTTGTCGAATCTAATTCTGTATAGGAAGGCGGAATGATGGTGGCCTGTAACTCACTGAACCTTGGGCGAAGTTGCACATCTGCTTTAAATACTTCGCTTTTGTATCCGTCCATCTGCACGTAATACTGTAAATCATTATTCAGGTCTAGTGGTATAGAACTAAAGCTAAGCCCCGATAACTCCATGGCACGCGTTCTGAAATTTTCTTCAACAGAAGTTTTAATCTGAAGGCTTACGTTATCGGGAACTAAGTCGCCCTGAAATTCTATATCAACCTGAAATGGACTTCCCTGTTCAATGGTGATATTTCCAGGATTGATGACATATTGGTAAGGATTTGGTTTCTCAAAACTTTCCCAAAATGAAAAAGAGCGCTGTGTTGCTGCATTGAAGTTGATAGCTGTAAAACAAAACACAATAAGAGAGGCTATAGATAAGCCTATAAATAGCGTGTAATACTTGTAATAGGCAGATTCTCTGATATAATTATTAAGGATATCTTCAAGCCGTTTTGGCTCAATTTTGCTAAGATTCTGGATAATAGCAGCGTCAACTAAAGCCCGATTACCCTGTGTTGATTTCTCTAAGTCTAAAGTGTCTTTTAGTTCGGGTAGATTACTCTCACGGCTAAAGGTTCTATAGAATTTTTTAAAACCGGTGGGATCAATCTTAGCATAGTCTTTCCAAAGTGAGAACCCGGATGCTGATATCAGAAGGAGGAGCAAAACAGATTTGGTAGCTATCGACAAGTAGAATACATGCTCAAGTATGACGAAAGCCGTTACTCCAATGAGAAGAATGAAAGCAGACCTCAGAAAAGAACTGATGTTCTTCTTTACAAGCAGACTTTTATAAGCAGCTTTTAGCTGTTTCTCAACAGATACCGAAGAGTGTTGTTGATCAGAATTTTTCATAGAATTTTATAAGGCATAAAGGTGCAATAAAAACTGAAATCATTGCTCTTTATTTCAATTAAAGATCATTTAGGCTCAAAGTTTCTGCAACAGAAAATCTTCCTTCTTCATGTTGGACACGGATAACTTCTTCATGAGCATCATGTTCCAAATACAGATACCATTCATTCTTTGATGCCTGCTTTAAAAACGCTTCTTTTTCGTCCAGCGTTTGCACAGGATACATATCATACCCCATTACCCAAGGAAGTGGAACATGAACGTGGGTAGGTAAAAGATCGGCAACAAAAACGAGTGTTTTCCCATCAGCTTTAATTACCGGAAGCTGTTGCCCAATTGTATGTCCATTTACACTAAGGGCAGAGAGTCCTTTTTCATACTCGTGATTCTCGGCTACCAGGTTCAGCTTACCGGAATCTTTGATCGGTTGAATATTTTCAGGGAGAAAACTGGCTTTCTCCCGGGCATTGGGATTATTCGCATTATCCCAATGTTTGTCTACAACGTGATAATTGGCATCAGGGAAAGTGAGCTCAAGTTCTTCAAATTCATTATAGAAACTGCTGCCCCCACAGTGATCGAAGTGAAGATGGGTGAAAATGATATCTGAAATATCTTCAATAGAAAACCCATGATATTTCAGTGAATTTTCAAGATTCTTGTCTTTATACTTCAATTGATAGATGCCTTCCATCTTATCACTAAACTTGGTGCCGGCTCCATTATCAACCAAGTAAACCTTACCGGTATTATTTGATTTAATTAGGAGGCATCGCATGGTCATTGGGATTCGGTTGTTATCATCCGCAGCAAGGCCTCTTGACCAGAGGGTTTTAGGAACCACTCCAAACATGGCACCTCCATCAAGGCGAAAGTCTCCCGTTTCTATGGTATAGAGTTCAAATGGACCTAAAGTAGTTTTTGATAAGCTCATGTACTGTCTTTTTTAGTTATTCGAATATAACAATCAGAGAAGAGGATTCAGAATAGGCTATAATTATTTACAAGCATAATTCAGCCAATAAAAAAACCCGATTCATAAAATGAACCGGGCTTAAAAATATTGCTTCTTCTAAAGATTTAGAAGGAGGGTACTACATCATTTCTATACATAGTATCTAGCAGTGTAACAGCTACCATCAAGATGAAAAAAGTAGCTGCCATGATTAGTAACATGGCATTGAATTTTACATCCCAATAAAGGTTCATGAAAAATGCGGCTACCAAAAATGCTTTAACCAATGCAACAGCCATTGCTGTTACTACATCAAATGGAGGTGGTATAGCTACAAATTTAGCAAGGACTACCGTAATGATAGTCAAAATTAATAATGCAGTACCTACGGCCCAAAGCTGGCCTGCAGAAGAAACATGATGTTCGTGATTATGTTCGCTCATAGTTAAAATCGTTTAGAGTAAATGGGTCATTCAATAAGATAGAGAAGTGGGAACAGGAAGATCCAGATAAGGTCAACCAAGTGCCAGTACAGCCCGGTAATCTCAACAGGAGTGTAGTATTCACTACTGAATTCTCCTTTACTGGCGCGTCTGTAAATCCAGTAAATAAGACCGATTCCAATAATTACGTGCAATGCGTGAACGCCTGTAAGCATGTAATAAATACTAAAGAATACAGCGGCCTGAGCGTGCTCTAATCCCTCATAGGTGTAATATTCACCTGGGAAAATACCAAGTTCAAACTTGTGTGCGTACTCAAATCCTTTAATTACCATAAAGACAACTGCGAGTCCAATAGTGATTAAAAGGTTTTTCTTGAGCCCTTCAATTTGGTCTTTCTGGGCAGACCGGATAGCCATTGCAACCGTTAAACTACTACCAATAAGGACAACGGTATTGACCGCACCCCAAAAGGTATTGAGCTCGAGTGCTGCTTCGGTGAAGAGTTCCGGATACCATGCTCTGTATATAATGTAAGCACAGAATAATCCGCCAAAGAAAAGGATTTCGTTTACCAAGAACACCCACATACCCATTTTCGCAGTATCAAATTGCTGATCGGAGTCAACAAAGTGATGCTGTACATGCGTGGGGTGTGAAGTCGAATGATTCGCCATTTACTTCCCGAGTTGTGTTTTTTGTGTTAACATTTTTTAGTTGGATTCTACCGCTTTTGCAGCTGAAACTGCTTCGTGGCTTGGATCATGCCCGTTATGAGAATCAGCGAGACCAAGCTGGAATTCTTCCATTGGCTTGTGATAGTCATAAGGTCCGTTGATTACAACCGGTGTATGATCAAAGTTGTGGAAGTCGGGCGGTGATGTTGCCTGCCATTCAAGTCCACGACTACCCCAAGGGTTAGCACCGGCTTTTTCTCCTCTAAACAAAGAGACGAATAGATAGTAGGCGATCAATAAGAACCCAACGCCAAGGATATAAGATCCTATGGTAGAAGTTTGGTGAAATACTGTAAACTGATCGATGTAGTTATAATATCTTCTTGGCATTCCCTGTGAACCCATAATAAACTGAGGGAGGAAGGTCATGTTGAAGCCGATGAAAATTAAAGCAGCTCCAATCTTAGCCTGAAACTCGTTATACATTTTACCGGTCATTTTTGGCCACCAGTAATGTAATCCAGCGAGCAGTGCAATCAGTGTTCCACCCATCATCACATAGTGAAAGTGAGCTACAACGTAATAGGTATCGTGCAGGTGAATGTCTGCAGAGAGAGCACCCAACATAATTCCTGTAAATCCACCAATAGAGAATAGAAATAAGAAGATGAATACATAAATCATCGGAGTCTTCATCTCAATGGAGCCCTTATATAGCGTGGCTACCCAGTTTAGGATTTTAATACCTGTCGGGATACCTACAAGGAAAGTCAGGAATGAGAATACAGTTGTTGCTACAGCAGACTGACCGGATGTAAACATGTGGTGCCCCCATACGAGGAAACCGATGAACGCAATAGCCAGTGAGGAAAGAGCAATCGCCCAGTATCCAAAAATGTGTTTCTTTGAGAAAGTGGTAATAACTTCAGAAATAATACCAAACCCAGGTACAATCATAATGTACACTGCTGGGTGGGAGTAGAACCAGAAGAAATGCTGGAAGAGAACAGGATCACCGCCTAAAGCAGGATCAAAAATACCAATTCCGAGTGTACGCTCCATAGTAAGTAAAAGCACAGTAATAGCTAATACCGGAGTTGCAAGAATCTGAATGATACTGGTTGCATACAAAGCCCAGATATTCAACGGAAGTTTACCCCAGGTAATACCGGGAGCTCGCATTTTATGAATCGTCGAGATAAAGTTAGTTCCGGTTAAAATGGAGGAAAATCCAAGTATGAAGACCCCCATGGTAACCCATATTACACTCGAGGTTGAAGTGGTACTGTAAGGAGTGTAAAAAGTCCATCCGGTATCAAGCCCATTATTAGCGAGTGCGATGAAGGTGAAGATGGCTCCAATCCAGTAAATATATAAACTGGCGAGGTTCAACCTCGGGAATGCAACGTCTTTTGCTCCAACCTGCATCGGTAACACAAAGTTACCTAAGGCTGCAGGTATAGAAGGCACAAGCACGAAAAACACCATAATGGCGCCGTGTAAAGTGAAAAACTGATTGTAAGTATCAGCTTCGATAAAAGTTTTAGCAGGAGTTAGGAGTTCCGTTCTTAATAATAATGCTAAAACACCACCAATTAAGAAAAATAGAGCAACAGAACCCAAGTACATGAGTCCGATTTTCTTATGATCTACAGTCGTCATCCAAGCCCAAAGACCTTTCTCATCGGTCAGGTAGGTATTCTTAGGGTCTTCAGAAGGCTTAAACCGCTTAACTTTTAGTGTTTTTGTATTAGATACTTCAGCTGTTGCCATGTTATTCTTCTAACGTTTTAATGTATTCAATAATATCGGAGATGTCGTCATCACTGAGACGTCCCTCATAACTAACCATTTGATTTTGGTAACCTTCAACAATTTTTGCAGCAGGGTCAAGAATGGATTCACGGATGTAATTATCATCGGCTGTTACGGAAGTTCCATCTTCCATTTGACGTTCAGCACCATAAAGACCTGCCCAAGATGGGCCGATTTTTTCCGAACCATCTACAGAGTGGCAGGTAACACATCCCTGAAGGGTTGATAACTGTTCGCCACGCTCAACAGGAGTTCCACCTGAACCTGTTCCTTGTTCAGCAAGCCAGGTTTGGAATCCTTCTTCGGTATGCACAACTACTTTAGCTAACATATCGGAGTGGGATGTACCACAATATTCGGTACAGAAAACTTGTGATTCGCCAGGTTCTTCAGCCTGGAACCAAACATAAGTATATCGGTTTGGAAGCACATCGTGCTTAATACGGTAATCCGGAACAAAGAAAGAGTGGAGGACATCCTGTGATTGCATCACCAATTTAACGGGACGGCCTGCTGGTACATGGACTTCATTACCAACTTGGGCGCCTGTTTCATATTTGAAGGTCCAACCCCATTTGTATGCAGAAACCTGAATTTCGTATGCGTTATCAGGGACTGTTTTAAGGTTTAACCAGCCTTTATATCCCCATCCAAATACAACAAATACTAAAAGCAATGGAATGACCGACCAAGTAATTTCCAGCGTATTATTGTGGGTGATAAGCGGTGTTTCGTCGTCTTCTGATTTGCGTTTGTACTTAATTGCGAAATAAATCATCGCAATGGTAACGCCGGCTAGTATAATAAAACTTACGATGTGTATGAAAGCCATCAGCGCATCGGTACTTGCTCCCGTCATCGGAGATTTAAGCTCCGGAAGCATAAAATCGAATAAACTGCCCATTAGTAAAATTCAGTTTTGAGGTTGGTTATTTGCGTTTTTCGCGAAGCCAAAGCACGCCGAGGAATATACCGAGAATAATCAGTGTAGCCAAGCCACCAAGCTTCATAATATTAATTGCTACCGGCGTATAACTACCGGAATCGGGATCATATTGATAACAGAACATAACGAGTTTATCGACGGTGTTACCAATTTTTCCATCCGCAGATTCATACAAGGCACTGCGTACATTAAATTCATCATAGGAAATACCGTACAGATAACGGGTTATTTTCCCTTTTGGACTCAGGAGTGTAATTGCAGCACTGTGCGCATATTCTCCGGTCTCTTCAATTTCTTTATACTCAAAACCAACCGCATCAACGACCTTATCAATTTGGTCTTTGTTGCCAGTCAAAAAGTGCCAGCCGGCTTTGGCCGTTGAATCCATCTGACCCAAGTAATTTTCCTTTGATTTTGCCGCTAATGCCGCATCCTCCTTAGGGTCAATACTGATGGAGATGACAATAAATTCTTTGCCGGGCTTCCAAATCAGTTCATCAACAACATTAATCACTCCATCAAGAACAAGGCCACACAACATTGGGCAATCGTAATAGAGTGGATTTAATAAAACGGGTTTTCCTTCTTCCAATAAGTCACCAAGAACAACGCTGTCGCCATTTGATTTGGCAAACTTAGCATCCAAAGGGATGAAATCTCCCAGATGTTCATTGATGCCTAAATCTTGCAGCGCATCCGGTGTTTCACGATTTACCTGCGCAAATGCAGATAGTGAAGTCAGAAACACTGCAAGCAAACTAATTGCTAACAGTGTAAAGCGTCTCATGATGATTATTAGTCTTGTGCTATTTTGCTAATAGCACTGTCAATAGGAATTCTGTAAATACCTTCCTCTAAATCAACAACACCAAAGCTATTCAATTCTTGATCTTGCTGAGCTTTTAATTCTTTAATCTCTGAATACGTGCTATTAGTCGAAACTTGTTTTTGAGTTTCAAACAGGCTGTATTGTGAGAAGTAAACCAAACCTATAACGAAAATAACTACAAGAGAAGTCCCAAGTGTGGACCAAAATATGAGTTTTTTATAGTTGAGAGTATCACTCATCACCCCATGTCCAACTGCATAGGCAAATTCTTCATCCTCAGTAGTAATATCTACATGTTCAACTAAGTCGTGATCGGAATCACCGGCAGCTTCTGTAGTAAAGATTTGAGAAGCTTCGTCTTGAAGTTGTGCTGCCCAAGAAATGATTTCTTCTTCAGAAACATCATGTTTCTTGGCAATTTTCTCAATCACAGAGCGACCCTGAGACACTGCTTCGAGTGCTACTTTCGCTTTAAATTCTGAACTATACTTTTCTGACATCGGTAAATTCGATTATTGGTGATATGATTTAGAAAGACAGTCGTCAAGTTTTGGATCGTTCTTCGGAACCATATCGTGTTTTTTGAAGGTGTTAAAGAACAAGCCAAAGAAGATGCCTCCCAAACCTAAGAAAGCGGTGATATCCATCCAGCTAAAGTGGATTCCATGCTTAAACAATACAGGCATTGCAATCCAGTATATCTCAGCAAAGTGAATTACGAG comes from Balneola sp. and encodes:
- a CDS encoding cytochrome C oxidase subunit III encodes the protein MANHSTSHPTHVQHHFVDSDQQFDTAKMGMWVFLVNEILFFGGLFCAYIIYRAWYPELFTEAALELNTFWGAVNTVVLIGSSLTVAMAIRSAQKDQIEGLKKNLLITIGLAVVFMVIKGFEYAHKFELGIFPGEYYTYEGLEHAQAAVFFSIYYMLTGVHALHVIIGIGLIYWIYRRASKGEFSSEYYTPVEITGLYWHLVDLIWIFLFPLLYLIE
- a CDS encoding SCO family protein — protein: MRRFTLLAISLLAVFLTSLSAFAQVNRETPDALQDLGINEHLGDFIPLDAKFAKSNGDSVVLGDLLEEGKPVLLNPLYYDCPMLCGLVLDGVINVVDELIWKPGKEFIVISISIDPKEDAALAAKSKENYLGQMDSTAKAGWHFLTGNKDQIDKVVDAVGFEYKEIEETGEYAHSAAITLLSPKGKITRYLYGISYDEFNVRSALYESADGKIGNTVDKLVMFCYQYDPDSGSYTPVAINIMKLGGLATLIILGIFLGVLWLREKRK
- the ctaD gene encoding cytochrome c oxidase subunit I; this translates as MATAEVSNTKTLKVKRFKPSEDPKNTYLTDEKGLWAWMTTVDHKKIGLMYLGSVALFFLIGGVLALLLRTELLTPAKTFIEADTYNQFFTLHGAIMVFFVLVPSIPAALGNFVLPMQVGAKDVAFPRLNLASLYIYWIGAIFTFIALANNGLDTGWTFYTPYSTTSTSSVIWVTMGVFILGFSSILTGTNFISTIHKMRAPGITWGKLPLNIWALYATSIIQILATPVLAITVLLLTMERTLGIGIFDPALGGDPVLFQHFFWFYSHPAVYIMIVPGFGIISEVITTFSKKHIFGYWAIALSSLAIAFIGFLVWGHHMFTSGQSAVATTVFSFLTFLVGIPTGIKILNWVATLYKGSIEMKTPMIYVFIFLFLFSIGGFTGIMLGALSADIHLHDTYYVVAHFHYVMMGGTLIALLAGLHYWWPKMTGKMYNEFQAKIGAALIFIGFNMTFLPQFIMGSQGMPRRYYNYIDQFTVFHQTSTIGSYILGVGFLLIAYYLFVSLFRGEKAGANPWGSRGLEWQATSPPDFHNFDHTPVVINGPYDYHKPMEEFQLGLADSHNGHDPSHEAVSAAKAVESN
- a CDS encoding MBL fold metallo-hydrolase; translation: MSLSKTTLGPFELYTIETGDFRLDGGAMFGVVPKTLWSRGLAADDNNRIPMTMRCLLIKSNNTGKVYLVDNGAGTKFSDKMEGIYQLKYKDKNLENSLKYHGFSIEDISDIIFTHLHFDHCGGSSFYNEFEELELTFPDANYHVVDKHWDNANNPNAREKASFLPENIQPIKDSGKLNLVAENHEYEKGLSALSVNGHTIGQQLPVIKADGKTLVFVADLLPTHVHVPLPWVMGYDMYPVQTLDEKEAFLKQASKNEWYLYLEHDAHEEVIRVQHEEGRFSVAETLSLNDL
- a CDS encoding phosphoheptose isomerase; translated protein: MTNSDKEQLFKDVEKKLKDQGFEIDDHDFGRPWGGFFVINEDQAQKFIDTYFDDEVEMSDVNISGKLSPKILLVEPGKRLSWQYHHRRAEMWQVVEGPVGVVRSKTDEQNEVKTYKAGDLITLEKGERHRLVGLKNWGIIAEIWQHTDPKNPSDEEDIVRLEDDFGR
- the coxB gene encoding cytochrome c oxidase subunit II, whose protein sequence is MGSLFDFMLPELKSPMTGASTDALMAFIHIVSFIILAGVTIAMIYFAIKYKRKSEDDETPLITHNNTLEITWSVIPLLLVFVVFGWGYKGWLNLKTVPDNAYEIQVSAYKWGWTFKYETGAQVGNEVHVPAGRPVKLVMQSQDVLHSFFVPDYRIKHDVLPNRYTYVWFQAEEPGESQVFCTEYCGTSHSDMLAKVVVHTEEGFQTWLAEQGTGSGGTPVERGEQLSTLQGCVTCHSVDGSEKIGPSWAGLYGAERQMEDGTSVTADDNYIRESILDPAAKIVEGYQNQMVSYEGRLSDDDISDIIEYIKTLEE